The following coding sequences are from one Haliotis asinina isolate JCU_RB_2024 chromosome 3, JCU_Hal_asi_v2, whole genome shotgun sequence window:
- the LOC137278677 gene encoding N(4)-(beta-N-acetylglucosaminyl)-L-asparaginase-like: MLFGVTMSKPIVVGTWAFSSKPVLIAGNKLATGDGSCVDAVKCGINVVEEDAGYGDYFVGRGGPRNKDGYLEQDAAIMDGCNLDFGAVTGLQGVSKAISVATDVMNYSEHSMLTGGGTTAFAVQRGHDIEAQLIQATPVSPPGGDGQGSDTLGVIALSNGNICAGVTTSGKRNKCAGRVGDSALPGCGLYADNQGGAACCSGDGDQILKYCPSFHTVYLMKQGSSAQVACDQVIKDIQRRLGKKRMFEFALIAVDMKGNVGAATSVPSYTDPKTGVTYEGFPYTVYTGGDHGVETRVQSCDQLLTNV; the protein is encoded by the exons ATGCTGTTTGGTGTCACAATGAGCAAACCAATAGTTGTTGGAACATGGGCTTTCAGTAGTAAACCGGTGCTCATTGCTGGCAACAAGCTCGCGACCGGAGATGGCAGTTGCGTTGATGCAGTGAAATGCGGAATAAACG TGGTTGAAGAGGATGCCGGTTACGGGGACTATTTTGTTGGACGGGGTGGACCACGGAACAAGGACGGTTACCTGGAGCAAGACGCTGCCATCATGGACGGATGCAACTTGGATTTCGGCGCCGTCACCGGCCTGCAGGG CGTGTCCAAAGCTATCTCAGTTGCCACGGACGTCATGAACTACTCCGAACACAGCATGTTGACGGGAGGTGGAACGACGGCGTTTGCTGTCCAGAGAGGCCACGACATAGAAGCCCAACTAATACAGGCA ACTCCCGTCTCCCCGCCTGGTGGTGATGGTCAGGGCAGCGATACGCTGGGTGTCATAGCCTTATCCAATGGAAACATCTGTGCAG GTGTCACAACAAGCGGGAAACGCAACAAGTGTGCTGGCAGGGTCGGTGACAGCGCTCTTCCGGGGTGCGGTCTTTATGCAG ACAACCAAGGCGGTGCCGCCTGCTGTTCCGGCGATGGGGACCAGATTCTCAAGTACTGCCCAAGTTTCCACACAGTGTACCTCATGAAACAG GGAAGCAGCGCCCAGGTAGCATGTGACCAGGTGATAAAAGACATCCAACGAAGACTAGGCAAGAAGAGAATGTTTGAGTTCGCCTTGATTGCTGTGGATATGAAG GGCAACGTTGGCGCTGCGACCTCTGTTCCGAGCTACACTGACCCCAAGACCGGTGTCACGTATGAGGGTTTCCCCTATACCGTGTACACAGGTGGAGATCATGGGGTAGAGACGAGGGTGCAGTCATGTGATCAACTCTTAACCAACGTGTGA